In a genomic window of Chrysemys picta bellii isolate R12L10 chromosome 1, ASM1138683v2, whole genome shotgun sequence:
- the VTCN1 gene encoding V-set domain-containing T-cell activation inhibitor 1, producing MASLGQIIFWSMITIIIILVAVIVLIIGFGVSGRRSISVTTLTSAGNIGEDGILGCTFEPGIKLSNIEIRWAKTGVSGMVHEFKGGKDQLNDQDEVFKGRTAIFAEQVIGGNASLMLRDVQLSDAGAYRCSVTTSKGNGEAGLEYKTGAFSSPEMHVDYNSSMDTLRCEAPRWFPQPVVIWTSHNNTRDNLSEVSNTSFKLNSENVTMNVVSVLHNITANTTYTCVIKNDIAKATGDIKVTDSSIKKTVHLQLLPMNMASASLSPLAFYWILLPLLYLMAL from the exons catgaTCACCATCATCATAATCCTGGTAGCAGTGATTGTGCTGATCATCGGCTTTGGTGTTTCAG GGAGACGCTCCATTAGTGTCACCACACTAACCTCCGCTGGGAATATCGGGGAAGATGGCATCTTGGGCTGCACTTTTGAACCTGGCATCAAGCTCAGCAACATAGAGATTCGGTGGGCTAAAACTGGGGTCTCTGGGATGGTGCATGAGTTTAAAGGTGGCAAGGACCAACTAAATGACCAGGATGAAGTGTTCAAGGGCCGGACAGCGATATTCGCAGAGCAGGTGATTGGTGGGAATGCCTCCTTGATGCTGAGAGATGTGCAGCTCTCCGACGCTGGTGCTTACAGGTGCTCTGTCACTACATCCAAAGGGAATGGAGAAGCAGGGCTGGAATATAAGACCGGAG CCTTCAGCTCTCCAGAGATGCATGTGGATTACAACAGCAGCATGGACACCCTGCGGTGTGAGGCTCCCCGGTGGTTCCCTCAACCTGTCGTGATTTGGACCTCACACAATAACACAAGGGACAACTTATCTGAGGTCTCCAACACCAGCTTCAAGCTGAACTCTGAGAATGTGACTATGAATGTGGTATCTGTTCTGCACAACATTACAGCTAATACCACCTATACTTGTGTAATCAAGAATGACATTGCCAAAGCTACAGGAGACATCAAAGTGACAG ATTCCAGCATCAAGAAGACAGTTCATTTGCAGCTATTGCCCATGAACATGGCATCAGCCTCCTTATCCCCTCTTGCCTTTTACTGGATACTTCTGCCTCTCCTGTACCTGATGGCTTTGTAG